Proteins found in one Mangifera indica cultivar Alphonso chromosome 15, CATAS_Mindica_2.1, whole genome shotgun sequence genomic segment:
- the LOC123197285 gene encoding abscisic acid 8'-hydroxylase CYP707A2-like, protein MDFSSMFLLSFVAFVFIFLFNSLVNFLCSNAKKLPLPPGSLGWPYIGETFQLYSQNPNVFFASKQKRYGPIFKSHILGCPCVMISSPEAAKFVLVTSAHLFKPTFPASKERMLGKQAIFFHQGDYHTKLRKLVLRAFMPEAIKNIVSDIESIANDTLQSLEGRLINTFQEMKTYTFNVALLSIFGRDEVLYREDLKRCYYILEKGYNSMPINLPGTLFNKSMKARKELAQILAKILSTRRQMKLEHNDLLGSFMVDKEGLTDEQIADNIIGVIFAARDTTASVLTWIVKYLGENPSVLQAVTKEQEAILRCKEKSGDEKVLSWADTKKMPVTTRVIQETLRVASILSFTFREAVEDVEYEGYLIPKGWKVLPLFRNIHHSPEIFTDPEKFDPSRFEVSPKPNTFMPFGNGTHSCPGNELAKLEILVLLHHLTTKYRCNLVGSHSGIQYGPFALPQDGLPIKLTQKS, encoded by the exons ATGGATTTCTCTTCCATGTTTCTCCTTTCTTTTGTTGCctttgttttcatctttctcttcAACTCTCTTGTCAATTTCCTTTGTTCTAATGCCAAGAAACTCCCTCTCCCTCCTGGTTCTCTAGGCTGGCCTTATATTGGAGAGACCTTCCAACTCTACTCTCAGAACCCAAATGTGTTCTTTGCCTCTAAGCAAAAGAG GTATGGTCCTATCTTTAAGAGTCACATATTGGGATGTCCTTGTGTAATGATATCAAGTCCTGAAGCTGCAAAATTTGTGCTTGTAACAAGTGCCCATCTCTTCAAGCCAACATTTCCGGCTAGCAAAGAAAGGATGTTAGGCAAACAAGCCATATTCTTTCACCAAGGAGACTATCACACAAAGTTAAGAAAGCTTGTTCTTCGTGCTTTCATGCCCGAAGCCATAAAAAATATTGTCTCTGACATCGAATCCATTGCTAATGACACTCTTCAATCTCTAGAAGGAAGGCTGATCAACACTTTCCAAGAAATGAAAACA TACACATTCAATGTTGCACTACTTTCTATATTTGGAAGGGACGAAGTGCTCTACAGAGAGGATCTAAAGAGGTGCTACTATATTCTTGAAAAGGGGTACAATTCAATGCCCATAAATCTTCCAGGGACACTCTTCAACAAATCAATGAAAGCAAGGAAGGAACTGGCTCAAATTTTGGCCAAAATCCTCTCAACAAGGAGGCAAATGAAGCTTGAACACAACGACTTGCTTGGATCTTTCATGGTTGACAAAGAAGGCCTCACTGATGAACAGATTGCAGACAACATTATTGGCGTTATCTTTGCAGCTCGTGACACAACTGCAAGTGTTTTGACATGGATTGTCAAGTACCTTGGAGAAAACCCCAGTGTGCTGCAAGCTGTCACC AAAGAGCAAGAGGCCATTTTGAGGTGTAAAGAAAAGAGTGGTGATGAGAAGGTTCTGAGTTGGGCAGATACCAAGAAGATGCCCGTAACTACAAGAGTGATTCAGGAGACACTTAGAGTTGCCTCAATCTTATCTTTTACTTTcagagaagctgtggaagatgTTGAATATGAAG GTTATCTTATTCCAAAAGGCTGGAAAGTTTTACCTCTTTTCAGAAACATTCATCACAGCCCTGAAATTTTCACAGATCCTGAGAAGTTTGATCCATCAAGATTTGag GTTTCTCCAAAACCAAATACATTTATGCCATTTGGCAATGGGACCCATTCATGTCCAGGGAATGAGTTAGCCAAGCTGGAAATTCTGGTTCTTCTGCATCATCTGACCACAAAGTACAG GTGCAATCTGGTGGGATCACATAGTGGAATTCAGTATGGCCCTTTTGCACTTCCTCAGGATGGTTTGCCCATCAAATTAACCCAGAAGTCATAG